The Pseudomonas allokribbensis genome has a window encoding:
- a CDS encoding glycosyltransferase family 4 protein, producing the protein MRIALNARILQAPRTGIGHYVAELVNALHTETDIDVALFHGWGWSSQLPEAAMPGYSRLTPMLRKIPGAYQARRWLEQKRFDQGRTPDIDLYHEPSLWPLAFDGPTVITLHDLTHLHFPDTQPQARLREIERRLADGIRQARVILTDSQAIADEAQDYFGLPAERFVVAPLGVAERFHPREPQAIDAVLKAHAVEAREYFLCVGTLEPRKNLGLALRAHALLPEAVRQRFPLLIVGMAGWQREQFSDELRQALASGHVCLLGYLPDEQVAQLLAGARALVFPSLYEGFGLPVLEAMASGTPVVVTRSSAMPEVAGAAGNYIEADDAEGLRDALSRLIDDQVHWQACREAGLQQARLFSWKRCAQATAGAYRQALGG; encoded by the coding sequence ATGCGCATAGCCCTTAACGCGCGGATTCTCCAGGCACCGCGCACCGGAATCGGCCACTACGTCGCCGAACTGGTGAACGCCCTGCACACCGAGACCGATATCGACGTGGCGCTGTTCCACGGCTGGGGCTGGAGTTCGCAGTTGCCGGAAGCGGCAATGCCTGGTTACTCGCGCCTGACCCCGATGCTGCGCAAGATCCCCGGCGCCTATCAGGCCCGCCGCTGGCTGGAGCAGAAACGCTTCGATCAGGGCCGCACGCCCGACATCGACCTTTACCACGAACCGAGCCTGTGGCCGCTGGCCTTCGACGGCCCGACCGTGATCACCCTGCACGACCTGACGCACCTGCATTTCCCGGACACCCAGCCGCAGGCACGACTCAGGGAAATCGAACGTCGGCTGGCCGACGGCATCCGGCAGGCGCGGGTGATTCTGACCGACTCGCAAGCCATCGCCGACGAAGCCCAAGACTATTTCGGACTGCCCGCCGAACGCTTCGTGGTGGCGCCCCTGGGTGTCGCCGAGCGCTTTCATCCGCGCGAGCCGCAAGCCATCGACGCGGTGCTCAAGGCCCATGCCGTGGAGGCGCGGGAGTATTTCCTGTGTGTCGGCACCCTGGAGCCGCGCAAGAACCTGGGCCTGGCCCTGCGTGCCCACGCGCTATTGCCCGAAGCCGTGCGCCAGCGCTTCCCGCTGTTGATCGTCGGCATGGCCGGCTGGCAGCGTGAGCAGTTCAGTGACGAATTGCGTCAGGCCCTGGCCAGCGGTCATGTGTGCCTGCTCGGCTACTTGCCGGATGAGCAGGTCGCGCAATTGCTGGCCGGCGCCCGGGCGCTGGTTTTTCCCTCGTTGTATGAAGGTTTTGGCCTGCCGGTGCTGGAAGCGATGGCCAGTGGCACGCCCGTGGTGGTCACCCGATCCTCGGCGATGCCGGAAGTCGCGGGTGCTGCCGGCAACTATATTGAAGCTGACGATGCAGAAGGCTTGCGCGATGCGCTGAGCCGCCTGATCGACGATCAAGTGCATTGGCAGGCATGCCGAGAAGCCGGATTGCAGCAGGCACGGCTTTTTTCCTGGAAGCGTTGCGCGCAGGCCACGGCCGGCGCCTACCGCCAGGCTTTGGGAGGTTGA
- a CDS encoding glycosyltransferase family 4 protein yields MRVLHFFKTYLPDSVGGIEQVIFQLCESGAQHGIEGQVLTLSANPEPAVLQLGQHEVHRARLDIQFASTGFSWSVFKQFRELAAEADVINYHFPWPFMDLVHFASGVNKPSVVTYHSDIIRQKNLLKLYRPLMNRFLASADRIVAASPNYLHTSDVLQQFQDKTRVIPYGLNKAGYPQPDVERMNRWRQQLGDKFFLFVGVMRYYKGLHILLEALKDVDYPVVIVGAGPLEQELHAQAAALGLRNIHFLGRLSDEDKVALLQLSYAIVFPSHLRSEAFGISLLEGAMYGKPMISSEIGTGTSYINIHNETGLVVPPSHPQAFREAMRTLWENPTRAAEMGVKAEARYRQLFTADEMGRKWTALYQELLEEKALSYA; encoded by the coding sequence ATGAGAGTTCTTCATTTTTTCAAGACGTACCTGCCTGACTCGGTCGGCGGCATCGAGCAAGTGATCTTCCAGCTCTGCGAAAGCGGCGCCCAGCACGGCATCGAGGGCCAGGTGCTGACCCTCAGCGCCAATCCCGAGCCGGCGGTACTGCAACTCGGCCAGCACGAAGTGCATCGCGCCAGGCTCGATATCCAGTTCGCTTCCACCGGGTTTTCCTGGAGCGTGTTCAAACAGTTTCGCGAACTGGCCGCCGAAGCCGACGTGATCAACTATCACTTCCCGTGGCCGTTCATGGACCTGGTGCATTTCGCCAGCGGTGTGAACAAACCGAGTGTGGTGACCTATCACTCGGACATCATTCGCCAGAAGAACCTGCTCAAGCTCTATCGTCCGCTGATGAACCGTTTCCTCGCCAGCGCCGACCGGATTGTCGCGGCCTCGCCGAACTATCTGCACACCAGTGATGTGTTGCAGCAGTTTCAGGACAAGACCCGTGTCATCCCTTATGGCTTGAACAAGGCCGGTTATCCACAGCCCGACGTCGAACGCATGAACCGCTGGCGCCAGCAGCTTGGTGATAAGTTTTTCCTGTTCGTCGGGGTGATGCGCTACTACAAAGGCCTGCACATCCTGCTCGAAGCCTTGAAAGACGTGGACTACCCGGTGGTGATCGTCGGTGCCGGCCCGCTGGAGCAGGAACTGCACGCCCAGGCCGCTGCGCTGGGGCTGCGCAATATCCACTTCCTCGGACGCCTGAGCGATGAAGACAAGGTCGCCCTGCTGCAATTGAGCTACGCCATCGTCTTCCCGTCGCATCTGCGCTCGGAAGCGTTCGGCATTTCACTGCTGGAAGGCGCGATGTACGGCAAGCCGATGATCTCCAGCGAGATCGGCACCGGCACCAGCTACATCAATATCCACAACGAAACCGGGCTGGTCGTGCCGCCAAGTCATCCACAGGCGTTTCGCGAAGCGATGCGCACCCTGTGGGAAAACCCGACCCGCGCCGCTGAAATGGGCGTCAAGGCTGAAGCCCGTTACCGGCAGTTATTCACAGCCGACGAAATGGGTCGCAAGTGGACGGCGCTGTATCAGGAATTGCTGGAGGAAAAGGCGCTGTCCTACGCCTGA
- a CDS encoding ABC transporter ATP-binding protein: protein MGHIRVTGLGKAYKQYPTRWSRLAEWLIPFSPMRHRQHWVLQDVNFEIAPGEAVGIVGVNGAGKSTLLKMITGTTQPTCGQIQLQGRVAALLELGMGFHPDFTGRQNAVMAGQLLGMQVEEIETLMPDIERFAEIGEAIDHPVRTYSSGMQMRLAFSVATARRPDILIVDEALSVGDSYFQHKSFDRIRSFRKAGTTLLIVSHDRSAIQSICDSAILLEGGLMAMHDKPEAVMDYYNALLAEREGQTVRQETLPGGQVQTVSGTGEAGILSVRLLDEHERSIDAAEVGQPVVLEVQVEVRQDIERLVLGFMIKDRLGQAMYGINTHRQNQALDDLHAGERITYRFAFVMGLGKGNYSVALSLSRLDSHLDRNFEWRDYGLVFHVINNRQEDFVGCSWLGARTSITRRTEALAERAP from the coding sequence ATGGGGCACATACGCGTCACCGGCCTGGGCAAGGCCTACAAGCAGTACCCCACTCGCTGGAGTCGTCTGGCCGAATGGCTGATTCCGTTTTCACCGATGCGTCATCGCCAGCACTGGGTGCTGCAGGATGTGAATTTCGAAATCGCCCCCGGCGAAGCGGTGGGCATTGTCGGGGTCAACGGCGCCGGCAAAAGCACCTTGCTGAAAATGATCACCGGCACCACCCAGCCGACCTGCGGCCAGATTCAGCTACAGGGCCGGGTCGCGGCACTGCTGGAGCTGGGCATGGGCTTTCACCCGGACTTCACCGGCCGGCAGAACGCGGTGATGGCCGGGCAACTGCTGGGCATGCAGGTCGAAGAGATCGAAACCCTGATGCCGGACATCGAACGCTTCGCGGAAATCGGCGAGGCCATCGATCACCCGGTGCGCACCTATTCAAGTGGCATGCAGATGCGTCTGGCCTTCAGTGTCGCCACCGCGCGCCGCCCGGACATCCTGATCGTCGACGAAGCGCTGTCGGTGGGCGACTCGTATTTCCAGCACAAGAGCTTCGACCGCATCCGTAGCTTCCGCAAGGCAGGAACCACGCTGCTGATCGTGTCTCACGACCGCTCGGCGATCCAGTCGATCTGCGACTCGGCGATCCTGCTCGAAGGTGGCCTCATGGCCATGCACGACAAACCCGAAGCCGTCATGGATTACTACAACGCCTTGCTCGCCGAACGCGAAGGCCAGACCGTGCGCCAGGAAACACTCCCCGGCGGCCAGGTACAGACCGTATCCGGCACCGGCGAGGCCGGCATTCTCAGTGTGCGCCTGCTCGATGAACACGAGCGCTCCATCGACGCCGCTGAAGTCGGCCAGCCGGTGGTGCTGGAGGTGCAGGTCGAAGTCCGCCAGGACATCGAGCGGCTGGTGCTGGGCTTCATGATCAAGGATCGCCTGGGGCAGGCCATGTACGGCATCAACACCCATCGCCAGAACCAGGCCCTGGACGACCTGCACGCAGGCGAGCGCATCACCTACCGCTTTGCTTTCGTGATGGGCCTGGGCAAGGGCAATTATTCCGTGGCCCTGAGCCTCTCACGGCTGGACTCGCACCTGGACCGCAATTTCGAATGGCGCGACTACGGGCTGGTGTTCCATGTGATCAATAACCGTCAGGAAGATTTCGTCGGCTGCTCGTGGCTCGGAGCCAGAACATCGATCACCCGGCGCACTGAAGCCCTCGCGGAGCGTGCGCCATGA
- a CDS encoding mannose-1-phosphate guanylyltransferase/mannose-6-phosphate isomerase yields the protein MLIPVILSGGAGTRLWPVSREGHPKPFMTLPDGQSLLGKTYRRAAGLLDGWGDIVTVTNREYYFQSKDHYQAARLSRHRGHFLLEPTGRNTAPAIAAAALALQALHGDEAIMVVMPADHLIVNEDALKSAVEHAVNLAKDGYLVTFGVVPTAPETGFGYIETGAPLDARGAAKVQRFVEKPDLQTATHYLESGNFLWNSGMFCFSIATLIAELQLHAPELLEQTRTCMAASEPLETTGYLQQELSPALFAEITDISIDYALMERSEKVVVVPASFDWSDIGSWGAVAALVPADADNNRASGEAIFIDSRNNFVQSEGRLVAAVGVEDLIVIDTADAVLVAHADRAQDVRRVAKQLKDKSHEAYRLHRTVSRPWGTYTVLEEGPRFKIKRIVVKPGGKLSLQMHHHRNEHWVVVEGMAKVTNNGSGTTLVAKNESTFIAAGHKHRLENPGVIDLVIIEVQSGEYLGEDDIVRFEDQYGRTV from the coding sequence ATGCTGATCCCCGTGATTCTGTCCGGCGGTGCCGGTACCCGTTTGTGGCCGGTGTCCCGCGAGGGCCACCCGAAACCGTTCATGACCCTGCCCGACGGCCAGTCGCTGCTGGGCAAGACCTATCGGCGCGCTGCCGGCCTGCTGGACGGCTGGGGCGACATCGTCACGGTGACCAACCGCGAGTACTACTTCCAGAGCAAGGATCACTATCAGGCCGCGCGCCTGTCCCGGCATCGTGGGCACTTCCTGCTCGAGCCCACCGGGCGCAACACCGCCCCGGCCATCGCGGCTGCGGCGCTGGCACTACAAGCTCTGCACGGCGATGAGGCGATCATGGTGGTGATGCCCGCCGACCACTTGATCGTCAACGAAGACGCGCTCAAGAGTGCGGTCGAACACGCGGTCAACCTGGCAAAGGACGGTTATCTGGTGACCTTCGGCGTAGTGCCGACCGCCCCTGAAACCGGCTTCGGCTACATCGAGACAGGGGCGCCGCTGGATGCCAGGGGCGCGGCCAAAGTGCAGCGTTTCGTGGAGAAACCCGACCTGCAAACCGCCACCCACTACCTGGAAAGCGGCAATTTCCTGTGGAACTCGGGGATGTTCTGTTTCTCCATTGCGACGCTGATCGCCGAACTGCAACTGCACGCTCCGGAATTGCTCGAACAGACCCGCACCTGCATGGCGGCAAGCGAGCCGCTGGAAACCACCGGTTACCTGCAACAGGAACTGTCACCGGCGCTGTTCGCCGAGATCACTGACATCTCCATCGACTACGCGTTGATGGAGCGCTCGGAAAAAGTCGTGGTCGTACCCGCCAGTTTCGACTGGAGCGATATCGGTTCCTGGGGCGCCGTCGCGGCGCTGGTGCCGGCCGACGCCGACAACAACCGCGCCAGCGGCGAAGCGATCTTCATCGACAGCCGCAACAATTTCGTTCAAAGCGAAGGCCGGTTGGTGGCCGCCGTGGGTGTGGAAGACCTGATCGTCATCGACACCGCCGACGCCGTGCTGGTGGCCCACGCCGACCGTGCGCAGGATGTACGGCGGGTGGCCAAACAGCTCAAGGACAAGTCCCACGAAGCCTATCGCCTGCATCGCACGGTCAGCCGTCCGTGGGGCACCTACACCGTGCTCGAGGAAGGCCCGCGCTTCAAGATCAAGCGCATCGTGGTCAAGCCCGGAGGCAAGCTTTCGTTGCAGATGCACCATCACCGCAACGAACACTGGGTGGTGGTCGAAGGCATGGCCAAGGTCACCAACAACGGCAGTGGCACCACACTGGTGGCCAAGAACGAATCGACGTTCATCGCCGCCGGCCACAAGCATCGTCTGGAAAACCCCGGTGTGATCGATCTGGTGATCATCGAAGTGCAAAGCGGCGAATACCTGGGAGAGGACGACATCGTCCGCTTCGAAGACCAATACGGCAGGACGGTGTGA
- the gmd gene encoding GDP-mannose 4,6-dehydratase → MTKSALITGITGQDGAYLARLLLDKGYKVHGLVARRSSDSRWRLREMGVEADIVYLDGDMADACSVQRAVIKSAPDEVYNLAAQSFVAASWDQPVTTGIVDGLGVTHLLEAIRQFSPHTRFYQASTSEMFGLIQAEQQDENTPFYPRSPYGVAKLYGHWITVNYRESFNLHASSGILFNHESPLRGIEFVTRKVTDAAARIKQGKQQELALGNIDAKRDWGFAGDYVEAMWLMLQQDKPDDFVVATGVTTTVREMCHIAFDHVGLNYRDYVKIDPAFFRPAEVEVLLGNPAKAQRVLGWKPKTDLDTLIRMMMDADMKRVAKE, encoded by the coding sequence ATGACAAAAAGTGCATTGATCACAGGGATCACCGGCCAGGACGGCGCATATCTGGCCAGACTGCTGCTCGACAAGGGTTACAAGGTTCACGGCCTGGTGGCGCGGCGCAGCAGCGACTCGCGCTGGCGCCTGCGGGAAATGGGCGTTGAAGCCGACATCGTGTACCTGGACGGCGACATGGCCGATGCCTGCTCGGTGCAGCGCGCGGTCATCAAGTCGGCGCCGGACGAGGTCTATAACCTCGCCGCACAAAGCTTCGTCGCTGCGTCCTGGGATCAACCGGTGACCACCGGCATCGTCGATGGCCTGGGCGTGACTCACCTGCTTGAAGCCATCCGCCAGTTCAGCCCGCACACGCGCTTCTACCAGGCGTCCACCAGCGAAATGTTCGGTCTGATCCAGGCCGAGCAACAGGACGAGAACACCCCGTTCTACCCGCGCAGCCCTTACGGCGTGGCCAAACTCTATGGCCACTGGATCACCGTCAACTACCGTGAAAGTTTCAACCTGCACGCCAGCAGCGGCATCCTGTTCAACCATGAATCGCCACTGCGCGGTATCGAATTCGTGACCCGCAAGGTCACCGACGCGGCCGCCCGGATCAAGCAGGGCAAACAGCAGGAACTGGCCCTGGGCAACATCGACGCCAAGCGTGACTGGGGGTTTGCCGGCGATTACGTCGAGGCCATGTGGCTGATGCTGCAACAGGACAAGCCTGACGACTTCGTGGTCGCCACCGGGGTGACCACCACCGTGCGCGAGATGTGCCACATCGCCTTCGATCACGTGGGTCTCAACTACCGCGACTACGTGAAGATCGACCCGGCGTTCTTCCGCCCGGCCGAAGTCGAAGTGCTGCTCGGCAATCCGGCCAAGGCCCAGCGCGTGCTGGGCTGGAAACCGAAAACCGACCTCGACACCCTGATCCGCATGATGATGGATGCGGACATGAAACGCGTCGCCAAGGAGTAG
- a CDS encoding GDP-mannose 4,6-dehydratase, which yields MKKRLFITGLSGFVGQHIQSRLMLDDSVWELLPAASPFDLTDPQSLIDLWPQLPDAVIHLAGQTFVPEAFRDPARTFDINLLGTLNLLQALKARGFKGPFLYVSSGDVYGQVDESALPITEQQPPCPRNPYAVSKLSAEFLSLQWGLSEGWPVLVARPFNHIGTGQKDSFVIASAARQINRIKQGLQAPQLEVGDIDVTRDFLDVDDVVSAYFAMLEKGTPGQVYNICSGHEQSIRSLIEQMGDLAEVELQLVQDPARMRRADQRRVCGSHQRLAQTTGWTPQISIQQSLRAILSDWEKRVRQE from the coding sequence TTGAAAAAACGTCTGTTCATCACGGGCCTCAGTGGGTTCGTGGGACAACATATCCAGTCGCGCCTGATGCTCGATGACTCGGTGTGGGAACTGCTGCCTGCCGCTTCGCCCTTCGACCTGACGGACCCGCAAAGCCTCATCGACCTCTGGCCGCAATTGCCTGACGCCGTGATTCACCTGGCCGGCCAGACATTCGTCCCCGAGGCGTTCCGCGATCCGGCCCGCACCTTCGACATCAATCTGCTCGGCACCCTGAACCTGTTGCAGGCGCTCAAGGCCAGAGGCTTCAAGGGCCCGTTTCTGTATGTCAGTTCCGGCGACGTGTACGGTCAGGTCGACGAATCCGCGCTGCCGATCACCGAGCAACAGCCGCCCTGCCCGCGCAATCCCTACGCAGTGAGCAAACTGTCCGCCGAATTCCTCAGCCTGCAATGGGGCCTGAGCGAAGGCTGGCCAGTGCTGGTGGCGCGTCCGTTCAACCACATCGGCACCGGGCAGAAAGACAGCTTCGTCATCGCCAGCGCCGCGCGGCAGATCAACCGCATCAAGCAGGGGCTGCAAGCGCCGCAACTGGAAGTCGGCGACATCGATGTCACCCGGGACTTCCTCGACGTCGACGACGTGGTTTCGGCCTATTTCGCGATGCTGGAAAAAGGCACGCCGGGACAGGTCTACAACATTTGCTCAGGCCATGAGCAAAGCATCCGCAGCCTCATCGAGCAGATGGGCGACCTGGCCGAGGTCGAGCTGCAACTGGTTCAGGATCCCGCGCGCATGCGCCGCGCGGATCAGCGTCGTGTCTGCGGCAGCCATCAACGGCTCGCCCAGACCACAGGATGGACGCCGCAAATCTCTATACAACAATCCCTGCGGGCGATCCTGTCCGACTGGGAGAAGCGAGTACGACAAGAATGA
- a CDS encoding glycosyltransferase family 4 protein, whose translation MTRLLVECTHVFRHPKVNSGIQRVVRNVIKQLPPSAEGVECVPVVLLKGKLYRVTRLAPLDSPLVNAVITFGERLERLAHRFWQLHQRLDSRCRTQLTRRALYVSYRLASFGLFGIPLRLVEQVNRFQLPQRCEPLQHRPGDHLVLLDSSWHSDFFLHAERLKREGVGIVAVIYDLIPLTHPQFYDTRLVQVFSEWFDWITRTADGYLAISATVRDQVHEEVQRRLGSAQVEKRWFDYFHLGSELDLQSVEATVEPRLERLFATPEPVFLMVSTIEPRKNHDYLLDAFERAWAAGSNARLGIAGRIGWKCDALLARVRNHGELNRRLFMFNDLSDTSLEYAYAHSSALVFPSFVEGFGLPLVEAMQRGLPAMGSDIAVFREIGGEFMAYFDLQDPQCLADLVIAFERSGQFPAARNVADWQWIGWREASQQLAERTARHVLQAPAAQARSHAHSP comes from the coding sequence ATGACTCGCCTGCTGGTCGAATGCACCCACGTGTTCCGGCACCCGAAGGTCAATTCCGGGATTCAGCGGGTGGTGCGCAACGTCATCAAGCAATTGCCGCCGAGCGCTGAAGGGGTCGAGTGCGTGCCGGTGGTGTTGCTCAAGGGCAAGCTGTACCGCGTGACGCGCCTGGCGCCACTGGATTCGCCGCTAGTCAACGCCGTCATCACGTTTGGCGAGCGCCTGGAGCGGCTGGCCCATCGTTTCTGGCAACTGCATCAGCGCCTCGACAGTCGTTGCCGGACCCAACTGACACGACGTGCGCTATACGTCAGCTATCGCCTGGCGTCGTTCGGCCTGTTCGGCATTCCGTTGCGGCTGGTCGAGCAGGTCAACCGCTTTCAGTTGCCCCAGCGCTGCGAGCCTTTGCAACACCGGCCGGGCGATCACCTGGTGTTGCTGGATTCGTCCTGGCACTCGGATTTTTTCCTGCATGCCGAACGGCTCAAACGCGAAGGCGTGGGCATCGTTGCAGTGATCTACGACTTGATTCCCCTGACCCACCCGCAGTTTTACGACACGCGGCTGGTGCAGGTTTTCAGCGAATGGTTCGACTGGATTACCCGCACCGCCGACGGCTACCTGGCGATTTCCGCCACGGTGCGCGATCAGGTTCATGAGGAAGTGCAGCGCCGCCTCGGTTCGGCACAGGTCGAAAAACGCTGGTTCGACTATTTCCACCTCGGGTCGGAGCTGGATCTGCAGAGCGTCGAAGCCACCGTCGAGCCGCGCCTGGAACGTCTGTTCGCCACACCGGAGCCGGTGTTCCTGATGGTCAGCACCATTGAGCCGCGCAAGAACCACGACTATCTGCTGGATGCTTTCGAACGTGCCTGGGCGGCCGGTTCGAATGCTCGGCTGGGCATCGCCGGACGCATCGGCTGGAAGTGCGACGCCCTGCTCGCCCGGGTGCGCAACCACGGCGAACTGAACCGGCGCCTGTTCATGTTCAACGACCTGAGCGACACCAGCCTGGAATACGCGTATGCCCATTCCAGCGCATTGGTGTTCCCGTCGTTCGTCGAAGGCTTCGGCCTGCCGCTGGTGGAAGCCATGCAGCGCGGATTGCCGGCGATGGGCAGCGATATCGCGGTGTTCCGTGAGATCGGCGGCGAGTTCATGGCCTATTTCGATTTGCAGGACCCGCAATGCCTCGCCGACCTGGTGATCGCCTTCGAGCGCAGCGGCCAATTCCCCGCTGCCCGCAATGTGGCCGACTGGCAATGGATCGGCTGGCGCGAAGCCAGTCAGCAACTGGCCGAACGCACCGCACGCCATGTGCTGCAAGCGCCTGCGGCGCAAGCGAGGTCCCATGCGCATAGCCCTTAA
- a CDS encoding glycosyltransferase → MNFILYSDVNDRSISQSLGRPEYSYYFVLKAYRPVLESLGRVHVVSTRDEVDPLYRQLLAAGESSVFLSFTPPQNTPTDLECPTICVIAWEFDSIPDESWDGDQCQDWTQMLARQGRVITLSSHTARAIRRAMGEDFPVLVLPTPLWENFAAIREQHVSAPINPGATLAIKGCIFDSRTLGLSADDLLPKPLTAEQLADIEARRPPPLTLKRRLVIARHYLRLWVLNPSDQPEPMARVKYLHHGYWEGFRDLFSNKAHAWLERRLPNIAGPHEVAVDEPPPLDLPETSGVVETTVDGVIYVTVFNPKDGRKNWHHLITAFCWAFRETSDATLVLKITQNDLASYYSELMTLLAQLTPFACRVLVLHGYLDDPQYARLYQAASFYVNASRCEGLCLPLMEFMSSGKPVIAPDHTAMEDYIDDSVAFVVKSSEELTIWPQDTRIIYRTLRHRPDWGSLKSAYENSYRMAKAQPQDYRRMSVAAVERMHDYCAFAPVQQRLADFFGLEPAAADAAPVTDNASC, encoded by the coding sequence ATGAATTTCATTCTCTACTCGGACGTCAACGACCGCTCCATCAGCCAGAGTCTCGGGCGTCCCGAATACAGCTATTACTTCGTGCTCAAGGCCTATCGCCCGGTGCTCGAAAGTCTGGGGCGGGTGCATGTGGTGTCCACCCGCGACGAAGTCGATCCACTGTATCGACAACTGCTCGCTGCCGGCGAAAGCAGTGTGTTCCTGTCCTTCACCCCGCCGCAAAATACCCCGACCGATCTGGAATGCCCGACGATCTGCGTGATTGCGTGGGAGTTCGATTCCATCCCCGATGAGTCATGGGACGGCGATCAATGTCAGGACTGGACGCAAATGCTTGCCCGACAGGGACGGGTCATCACGCTGTCGAGCCACACTGCCCGGGCAATCCGACGAGCGATGGGCGAAGACTTTCCGGTCCTGGTATTGCCGACCCCGCTGTGGGAGAACTTCGCGGCCATTCGTGAGCAACATGTCAGCGCGCCGATCAATCCCGGGGCGACGCTGGCGATCAAGGGCTGCATTTTCGACAGCCGCACGCTGGGACTCTCTGCCGATGACCTGCTGCCCAAACCGCTGACCGCCGAGCAACTGGCGGACATCGAGGCGCGCCGCCCGCCACCCCTGACACTCAAGCGTCGACTGGTCATTGCCCGTCATTACCTGCGTCTGTGGGTGTTGAACCCTAGCGATCAACCCGAGCCCATGGCCCGTGTGAAATACCTGCATCACGGCTACTGGGAAGGCTTTCGCGATCTGTTCTCGAACAAGGCCCATGCCTGGCTCGAACGACGCCTGCCGAACATTGCCGGCCCCCATGAAGTGGCGGTGGACGAACCACCACCGCTGGACTTGCCGGAGACCTCGGGGGTGGTCGAAACCACGGTCGATGGCGTGATCTACGTGACCGTGTTCAACCCCAAGGATGGCCGCAAGAACTGGCATCACTTGATCACGGCGTTCTGCTGGGCCTTTCGCGAAACGTCTGACGCAACGCTGGTGCTGAAGATCACCCAGAACGATCTGGCGTCCTATTACAGCGAACTGATGACCTTGCTCGCGCAACTGACGCCGTTCGCCTGCCGGGTGCTGGTGCTGCACGGCTATCTGGACGATCCGCAGTATGCGCGGCTCTACCAGGCTGCCAGTTTTTACGTCAATGCTTCGCGCTGCGAAGGCCTGTGCCTGCCGCTGATGGAGTTCATGTCCAGCGGTAAACCGGTGATCGCTCCGGATCACACGGCGATGGAAGACTACATCGACGATTCGGTGGCCTTTGTCGTCAAGTCCAGCGAAGAGCTGACGATCTGGCCGCAGGACACCCGCATCATCTACCGCACCCTGCGTCACCGACCGGACTGGGGCTCGCTCAAAAGTGCCTACGAAAACAGTTACCGGATGGCCAAGGCGCAACCGCAGGACTATCGCCGAATGTCGGTCGCCGCCGTCGAGCGCATGCACGATTACTGCGCCTTCGCCCCGGTGCAGCAGCGCCTGGCGGACTTCTTCGGCCTTGAGCCAGCGGCCGCCGATGCCGCCCCCGTGACGGACAACGCCTCATGCTGA
- a CDS encoding ABC transporter permease: MLLSLYRSLHGYRGFILGSVKREFQARYRNSLFGALWTVLNPLSMIIVYTVIFSHIMRARLPGVDDGMAYSVYLCAGLLTWGLFSEITLRSQNMFLENANLLKKISFPRICLPVIVLLNAGINFAIIIGLFLGFLLITGRWPGMALLALAPLLALQVLFCAGLGMILGVLNVFFRDVGQLFAICLQFWFWLTPIVYPLSILPEWVQRLLQLNPLTNLIGSYQNLFLYGQWPVWSSLLPILVIGVLFCGIGLRLFRQRVGEMVDEL, from the coding sequence ATGCTGCTTTCCCTGTACCGCTCGCTGCACGGCTATCGGGGTTTCATCCTCGGTAGCGTCAAGCGGGAGTTTCAAGCGCGGTATCGCAATTCGCTGTTTGGCGCGCTGTGGACGGTACTCAACCCGCTGTCCATGATCATCGTGTACACGGTGATCTTTTCCCACATCATGCGTGCCCGTCTGCCCGGCGTGGACGACGGCATGGCCTACAGCGTCTACCTGTGCGCCGGGTTGCTGACCTGGGGCCTGTTCTCGGAAATCACCCTGCGCAGCCAGAACATGTTTCTGGAGAACGCCAACCTGCTGAAGAAGATCAGCTTCCCGCGCATCTGCCTGCCGGTGATCGTGCTGCTCAATGCCGGGATCAATTTCGCAATCATCATCGGCCTGTTTCTCGGCTTCCTGTTAATCACCGGGCGCTGGCCGGGCATGGCCCTGTTGGCACTGGCGCCGCTGCTGGCGCTGCAAGTGCTGTTCTGCGCCGGGCTGGGCATGATCCTCGGCGTGCTCAACGTGTTCTTTCGTGATGTCGGGCAGTTGTTCGCCATCTGCCTGCAATTCTGGTTCTGGCTGACGCCGATCGTGTATCCGCTGAGCATCCTGCCCGAGTGGGTGCAGCGCCTGCTGCAACTCAACCCGCTGACCAACCTGATCGGCAGTTACCAGAACCTGTTTCTCTACGGCCAGTGGCCGGTGTGGAGTTCGCTGCTGCCGATCCTCGTGATCGGCGTGCTGTTCTGTGGGATCGGCCTGCGCCTGTTCCGCCAGCGGGTCGGCGAAATGGTGGATGAACTCTGA